From a region of the Desulfurellaceae bacterium genome:
- a CDS encoding dihydroxy-acid dehydratase — MTDTQLNRTSAHITQPKSQGASQAMLYATGLTEADMQRAQVGIASVWFDGNPCNMHLGDIATKVKEGVAAADLVGMRFNTIGVSDGISMGTS, encoded by the coding sequence ATGACTGATACACAACTCAATCGTACTAGTGCCCACATCACCCAGCCCAAGTCGCAAGGGGCGTCTCAGGCTATGCTGTACGCCACGGGGCTGACCGAAGCCGATATGCAGCGCGCCCAAGTCGGCATCGCCAGTGTGTGGTTCGACGGCAATCCGTGCAACATGCACCTGGGCGACATCGCCACGAAGGTCAAAGAGGGCGTGGCTGCTGCCGACCTGGTCGGGATGCGTTTCAACACGATTGGGGTGTCCGACGGCATTTCCATGGGCACGAGCG
- a CDS encoding nuclear transport factor 2 family protein, producing the protein MLWQYSVTADQTPRSLREQDMTIDQHNDLEAIRQLKARYFRLMDTRQWDLLRECFTAEVSALYEGAPRASQALPRDIEIVGRDALVDGIRTLMTDAKSIHQGYMPEIELTSPTTAHGVWSMFDDVRLPTCNFKGWGHYHEDYVKEDGRWKMKKIHLTRLHTEEEWL; encoded by the coding sequence ATGCTGTGGCAGTATTCTGTGACGGCTGATCAAACACCACGCAGCCTAAGGGAGCAAGACATGACTATCGACCAACACAACGATTTGGAAGCGATCCGCCAGCTCAAAGCACGCTATTTCCGATTGATGGACACGCGGCAGTGGGATCTTTTGCGGGAATGTTTCACCGCCGAGGTTTCGGCGCTCTACGAAGGCGCGCCGCGCGCCAGCCAGGCTCTGCCGCGTGACATCGAGATCGTGGGTCGCGACGCGCTGGTTGACGGCATCCGCACGCTGATGACCGACGCAAAATCGATACATCAGGGCTACATGCCGGAAATCGAACTGACCAGCCCAACAACCGCACACGGTGTCTGGTCGATGTTTGACGATGTGCGCCTGCCGACCTGCAACTTCAAGGGCTGGGGGCATTATCACGAAGACTATGTGAAGGAAGATGGCCGCTGGAAGATGAAAAAGATTCACCTGACCCGCCTGCACACAGAGGAAGAATGGCTGTAG